The DNA window CTTTTTAGACGCACTAACACACCTGAACCCAAAAAAAATTGAGTGTCAAAGATGAAATCCTAATATATTTTGTAGGAATGCTTTGCAACTTTAATGAAGCATTAGCGCAAATTGAATAAAATTGTGAAAAGTAAAATGTATACCCTAGAATATACATCAAtatctattttgttttaaattttgtgatccatGGATGTTTGCTTATGAGGTATATCAACGATCTTGATCAAAGCAATTATTCGTTGAGGGCGGTCTCAACATCTCCAATCGTTGAGGACAATTTCAACATCTCTGATCTATGATTATCTATGCCATTCTAATATGGCGATCGTATCCTTATAAATTATGACAATCTCTCATCTCACCCCTTGGGATTCTCACGCACCATGTGCGTTTCCAAAAATACCTCTGCTTCCATAGGTCTATCTTAGGAAGcactttttttatttaacgttGATTTGTTGCGTAGGTGCATCTATGGAACCTTCTCTTAACTAaattattttgaagtttttcCAACATTTATTAGTTCAAACTACCTCCGTAGATGTGGCTCCgaaaaaaactcaaatttgaGCAAAAAAAATGTACTTCCtgatatgtatctccgaaaacagaaaataaatgaaattgtgCCGGGTGCCTAAGAGTATTATGGAGTGGATTAAGATATTGTCTAAATTATTCGCTCATTTTTATCAAACATGTAGTCCAAAAATACATCTGACAATTATTAAAAGTACGGAACCTATGTGCTTATAATTGGATCTTAGAGAAGCTCCAACTCTTACACCATGATTATGAATGGACTTATTAGAAATCATTAAGATAGTTTATATGTTGTTCTTATGAAACTATGAAAGTATAACAAAATCAAATGCCATTTGCTAATTCAATTCTATAACATGAAAGAATATCAGCATTTAATATCAAAACTTACAAATAAGCATTGATGTTTTTTGACGTACAAAGTACCAAAATATATTGGGCTATGGtggataaataaatttaataaatggaCAAATCTAACATTTCATAAGGGAATCAATTGACTCTATATAACATTGTTTGATTAATCCTCGAGACTTTATCCAAAAAAAAACAGAACGAAGGTACATACGATAGAAGAAACTATGAAACTAATTTAACATATTCCTTCTCTtcaacaatgaatatattacacATCCCTATTGTGGAAGTCAGGACCATTTTTAAAGGTGACTATCGCAAATGACTTAAAATCTCTCACGATCAAATTTTGGGTAAATAGGGCCTCACGATCAAATTTTGGGTAAATAGGGCGTCATAAAATGTTTTGTCTCGCTCTTAAACCATAGTTAAAGAGAGCTTCTTCTTGTCATATTTAAATTGCGACAACCTCTAAAAACGTGAGACGACTATGAAGGGACTCCTCCAATCATCACAAAAAGGGAGCAGCAGAAGGGTTAACAACAATATGTCTAAGAGGATGAGCAACATCTTCGCCACCTGCATGCTTAACAAACTCAGCTGGAGACAGAAAGTTTCCATGGCACACACACATTATCCTCACTTCTTCCCCTTTGCCATATTTATATAAGATTCCCTCAATTCTTCTTCCATTAGGACCGCCCCCTTTCGTAAATACACAAGGCATGTCTTCCATTGAGTTTGTTCCAATTTCCTTCCCAATATTTTGAGCAGGTTGAGGTTTTTTAGATGCATTCTCCATTAACTCCGATCTTGAAGTTGTTCTAGTCAAATTGTCTCTTGTCTTTGGCACTCCTGATGAACCGACGGAGTCCTGGTTGCTTCTTTCCTGTAAGGACTGATTGCTAGCTGGGCTTCTTGCTTCACCACAACTGCTTGATCCTGCCATGTATAACAAAACTAGTAGCGGTAAGTTTTGGACAAGAAATGAAATTATAAGGAAAAACACaaaagttttggacaagaaatGAAATTATAAGGAAATTACGCGTCTATTGGATTATAATCGGTAGATAATGCTATATATTCGTttgcaagaaaaaaaattctGTTTCCCTTTCTTATATTTTCAGCTCAGTAATGCAATTTGCatacaaattttattattgaaagtAAACACAAATGTGATTATATACAAGCCAAAAGGTATGCAACCTCTATAAATGTAGCAATGGTTTTTAGAACTTCTGAATACCTGTGTTAGTAGAACCCATTTACATAATTTTAAGATAAAAGTTCCAAGAAATTAGCATAGGTTCATATCCCCTAACATTATCCAGTGTATGAAAACTTTCCACAAGTGAACATTACAAGGGCATTTGGTAATAATTATAATCTAGAAATTAAAGTCGGTCTCCATAGTAAAAATATCACATACCAAAAAGCTAATAATGAAGAGTTAAAGAATTTCAAAGTGACCAACTATTTAcaatggttttaaattgcagttgTGGCTATGGATGCAACTATTGCAGTTGCATTCATCCCGGCATTATGATGTAGTTTTTACTATGATTTACAATAAAACCGCAATTGTGACTTAATGTAGCTATGGACACTACCCAAATGCAACATTACGGCCGCATCACGCGATACATTCCGCAAATTGAAACCATAATCAAGGTGACATTGTAAAGGTGTTCTCATAAGGTTTCACTTAAAAGCTTACTAAAGTAAGGTCAAAACATCCTGTGGACATGTTATAACTTGTCTCCCCAATTTCTCTTAAATACTTACACAAATAGTTATGTCATATGTCAAAAGATAAATTTTAGCAAGTTGTAAATAAAGTGTTGTAATTCTAAACACACACTAACTATTTCAATCACCAATGTATTtataacaaataaaaagaaacaaatcaGAAATAGACAAGAGAACCTGTCTTCATCAATGGTCACACAATCAAAAAGCAAACACAATCCACACAAAACCACAAACATCAAAAACACCAAACGTACAAGGAAACTACTAATCAACAATCCATAAAAACCTtacttaaaataaatcaaaccaaaGGATAAAGACAATCACCTAGAAAAGGTTTGCTATCCATTTCAGACACTGATGAAGAACTTCCACCTTGTGATTCTACTGAACCTTGAGAAGATGGTTGTacaaacatcattccttgaaaACCAACCCCAATTTTCCCTTTCCCTAACACATCACCAAGAACCACTTGCTTTGATGCAACAGCCCAATTCGGTAATCCCAAAGGTGGCATAGTAGCAGCAACTGTTGATCTGTTCAACACCATTGTTGCACCACCAGAACCACCCTCTACTTCCTCTGAACAACCACCACCACTAGGTGCCACGGTGGAAATGGAATCTTTCTCTGACTTTGAAATGGAAACTCTTTGCTTCTCTGACCTGCGTCTCTTAGCCTCCATCCTCCGCAGAGTCTGTAACTCCTTCCTCTTCCTCCACTCCTCTTCTGTCTCCGTCGGTAACGACGAAGCTCTCATAAGAGTCGGATACGCCGGAGTTGGCGAAGCCACTCCGGCGGCCACCGCAATATCTTCCCGGAGCAAAGGCATTGTTCCAACCACAGAAGAAGATCTAATAAGCTTCTTATTCTTAGCATGCTTGTCAACACCAAATCTACCACCTAAGGAAAGACCAAGATTCAGTTCAATcccttcatcttcatcctcttcttCCTCCTCCTCTTGTTCACCATGCTTGTTCTCACGaagatattgatgatattgttgatgatgatgttgttgtgcgTTCTGTGTTTGTTGTGcggttcttgttcttgttgttgctgTGTTATGAATATTGTTATTATCACTTCCACCACTTGAAACACAGAGTCTCTCTAACAGATCTCTCGGATATTtctccatcttcatcaatcaatCTTACATGTAGATTCTTGATTCATatcaaaatgaataaaaaccGCAATAGCTACCTACTACTTGTTCTAGAACACACacgttgatgatgttgatgattattcAAATAAGCAAAACCCATGAAACAAAACATGGTAAACCCAAGAATAGCATAGACCCAGATCACAAAAACGTTCCTTTTCAAGCGGAGACAAAAAAACCCATTGAAATCGAGAAGAAAATGATTTGAATCCAAttcaataaaaaaagaaaaaaaaattctttttttaccGTTAAAACAGGAAAAATCCCGCAAAAATATAGATTTTCCGATAACCCGGAAGATGAATGCAATTGGGAAGAAGAACAAGAATGAAAAAATTGTTTTGTTGTTGAAACAGAAagagaaatagaagaaaaaagaataatATTTGCGAGTTACCGAAACTACCCTCGAGATGTGACAACGAGGTCGTGGAATGAAGAGACAAGTGGCGATCATGGGAGGGTACTGTAGGGAGACACGTGGTGAGTGTGACGCGATTTTTC is part of the Vicia villosa cultivar HV-30 ecotype Madison, WI linkage group LG2, Vvil1.0, whole genome shotgun sequence genome and encodes:
- the LOC131651737 gene encoding ninja-family protein AFP3-like gives rise to the protein MKMEKYPRDLLERLCVSSGGSDNNNIHNTATTRTRTAQQTQNAQQHHHQQYHQYLRENKHGEQEEEEEEDEDEGIELNLGLSLGGRFGVDKHAKNKKLIRSSSVVGTMPLLREDIAVAAGVASPTPAYPTLMRASSLPTETEEEWRKRKELQTLRRMEAKRRRSEKQRVSISKSEKDSISTVAPSGGGCSEEVEGGSGGATMVLNRSTVAATMPPLGLPNWAVASKQVVLGDVLGKGKIGVGFQGMMFVQPSSQGSVESQGGSSSSVSEMDSKPFLGSSSCGEARSPASNQSLQERSNQDSVGSSGVPKTRDNLTRTTSRSELMENASKKPQPAQNIGKEIGTNSMEDMPCVFTKGGGPNGRRIEGILYKYGKGEEVRIMCVCHGNFLSPAEFVKHAGGEDVAHPLRHIVVNPSAAPFL